One stretch of Bombina bombina isolate aBomBom1 chromosome 7, aBomBom1.pri, whole genome shotgun sequence DNA includes these proteins:
- the LOC128636055 gene encoding protein NYNRIN-like: MAVEMVETITLGHPIVLHTSHQVLYLVKNVTTQHMTSQRLSGYECILLNNTNLTIKYSSVSSGPTQILSALLTGSPDFPTDHDCIEVIHHITTPRPDVRDKPFDHADNVFVDGSCSRPSDGIYKTGYAVVQLPDIVLDAGPILYPSAQAAELIALTKACKLFENKSVNIYTDSRYAFGVVHDFGMIWKQRGFVSADGKTISHTDLINDLLEAIQLPKDIAIIHCRAHTYKSDPISLGNALADKIAKEAAYVSHTPGSTIRMYAVLAPPSYPTDHMLLELQGHATPSDISFWTTNGLTLDENGLFSKEGKVGIPESSAPLFIAQAHGVGHLGIKPTTNLLKQSFYIRGIGDHCKAYINRCVYCLQTNATIPNKAQHDHLPPPTAPFTHLQIDFTHIPKTGTKQLYLLVIVDQFSKWPEAFVTQREDAKTVAKILATEIIPRFGCPLQINSDNGPAFISKITHELVEWLQINWNFHIPYHPQSSGIVERMNLNIKEKLLKATAGTWVKWQNYLPAILAEIRMTPNRTTRLSPFEVVMGRPFPTPWVKGPLIIKNGDLDCIKEQYVKQLIDKLNGIYGDVSSRLPLPSQEPTHPFKPGDLVCILQLNKAKKGGFPFSKPVTVVAVTRTAVLTDDKDIWIHASRVKLCPKRGEAGDKLLVTPHKGEVGDKVSITPHKDQDDDLNHGSKTFLQDLPFPNGDIDLCVYPNSINNGMLLLTRRC, translated from the coding sequence atggctgtagagatggttgaaacaatcacattaggccatccaatagtactacacactagtcaccaagttttatatcttgtaaaaaatgtcactacccaacacatgacttctcaaagactttctggttatgaatgtatattactgaataatacaaatctgactattaaatatagtagtgtatcctcagggccaactcaaatacttagtgccttacttacaggatcaccagactttccaacagaccatgattgtatagaggtaatacaccacattaccacaccaagacctgacgtgagggataaaccttttgaccatgctgataatgtgtttgttgatggttcttgttcccgacctagtgacggtatttataagacaggctatgccgttgtgcaactaccagacattgttctagatgcaggccccattctttatccttctgcacaagctgcagaattaatagcactcacaaaagcatgtaaattgtttgaaaataaatctgttaacatttacactgactctcgctatgcttttggggttgtgcatgattttggtatgatatggaaacaacgtggttttgtttcagcagatggcaagaccatctctcatacagacctgattaatgaccttttagaggccatacaactcccaaaggacatagcgatcatacattgccgtgcacatacatacaagtctgaccctatttccttgggtaatgcacttgcagataaaattgctaaagaggctgcttatgtttctcatacacccggatccaccatccgtatgtatgctgttttagccccaccttcatatcctacagaccatatgcttcttgaactccagggacatgccactcctagtgacatatctttctggacgactaatgggttaactttagatgagaatggtttgttttctaaagaggggaaggtgggcataccggaaagcagtgcaccactctttatagcacaagcccatggtgttggacacctaggtataaaaccaacaactaacttgttgaagcaatctttctacattagaggtataggtgatcattgcaaggcatatattaatagatgtgtatattgcttacagaccaatgcaaccattcccaataaagcccagcatgaccacttacccccacctacagccccattcacacatctacaaattgattttacacatattccaaaaactggcactaaacaattatatctgcttgtaatagttgaccaattttctaagtggccagaagcttttgttacccagagggaagatgcaaaaacagtcgctaaaattttagccactgaaataattcccagatttggttgtccgcttcagattaattctgataacggtccagcattcattagtaaaatcacacatgagttagtagaatggttacagattaattggaactttcacattccctaccatcctcaaagctcagggattgtagaaagaatgaatctcaatatcaaggaaaaacttttaaaggcaacagcaggtacatgggttaaatggcaaaactatttacctgcgattttagcagaaatcagaatgaccccaaataggacaaccaggttgtctccatttgaggtcgtaatgggtagaccattcccgactccatgggtaaaaggcccacttatcattaaaaatggtgatttagattgtattaaggaacaatatgtaaaacaattgattgataaattgaatggcatctatggtgatgtgtcttcccgtttacctcttccctcacaggaaccaacccatcctttcaagcctggagatctggtctgcattctccagctgaataaagcaaagaaaggaggtttcccgttcagcaagccagtcactgtggtcgctgtaaccaggactgccgtactgactgacgacaaggacatctggatacacgcttcacgagtgaaactctgtccaaagagaggagaagcgggtgacaagctattggtcacccctcacaaaggagaagtgggtgataaggtatcgatcactcctcacaaagaccaggatgacgatctcaatcatggatccaagacattcctgcaagatcttccttttcctaatggggatattgatctttgtgtatatcccaatagtattaataacggcatgttattactcacccgaagatgctga